One part of the Streptomyces lydicus genome encodes these proteins:
- a CDS encoding EamA family transporter, which translates to MTPLVVAAVLLAAVTHASWNAIAHGIRDQLLAFTLVGGGGALCGAVLAGVSPLPAAGAWPFLLGSAVLHIVYQALLMRSFQLGDFGQMYPIARGTAPLVVTVLAAVFVHEIPGPWALAGVALASAGLVGVALWGIRGSGSHPQWPALLAAVATGLAIASYTTVDGLGVRASGTALGYIGWLMILEGIVIPAYALAVRRGQLLTQLRPFALRGLAGGVLSVFAYGLVLWAQTRAPLAPIAALRESSIIVGAAIGALFFKERFGAPRIAAAGLMVAGIALMLHPG; encoded by the coding sequence GTGACCCCGCTCGTCGTCGCGGCCGTCCTGCTGGCCGCCGTCACCCACGCCAGCTGGAACGCCATCGCCCACGGCATACGCGACCAACTGCTCGCCTTCACGCTCGTCGGCGGCGGCGGTGCGCTCTGCGGTGCCGTCCTCGCCGGCGTCTCCCCGCTGCCCGCCGCCGGCGCCTGGCCCTTCCTCCTGGGCTCGGCCGTGCTGCACATCGTCTACCAGGCGCTGCTCATGCGGTCGTTCCAGCTGGGCGACTTCGGCCAGATGTACCCCATCGCCCGCGGCACCGCGCCCCTCGTGGTCACCGTCCTCGCGGCCGTCTTCGTCCACGAGATCCCCGGCCCCTGGGCGCTCGCCGGCGTCGCCCTCGCCTCGGCCGGCCTGGTGGGCGTCGCCCTGTGGGGCATCCGCGGCTCCGGCAGCCACCCGCAGTGGCCGGCCCTCCTCGCCGCCGTCGCCACCGGCCTGGCCATCGCCTCCTACACCACCGTCGACGGCCTCGGCGTACGCGCCTCCGGCACCGCCCTCGGCTACATCGGCTGGCTGATGATCCTCGAAGGCATCGTCATCCCCGCCTACGCGCTCGCCGTCCGCCGCGGGCAACTCCTCACCCAGCTCCGCCCGTTCGCCCTGCGCGGCCTGGCCGGCGGCGTCCTGTCGGTCTTCGCCTACGGCCTCGTCCTGTGGGCCCAGACCCGGGCCCCGCTCGCCCCCATCGCCGCCCTGCGCGAATCGTCCATCATCGTCGGCGCCGCGATCGGCGCCCTCTTCTTCAAGGAACGCTTCGGCGCTCCCCGGATCGCGGCGGCGGGGCTGATGGTGGCGGGGATCGCGCTGATGCTGCACCCGGGGTGA
- the rsmA gene encoding 16S rRNA (adenine(1518)-N(6)/adenine(1519)-N(6))-dimethyltransferase RsmA, with amino-acid sequence MSNSSTDDSGPLLGPSDIRELAGALGVRPTKQRGQNFVIDANTVRRIVRTAEVRPDDVVVEIGPGLGSLTLGLLESADRVIAVEIDEVLAAALPSTVAARLPARADRFALVHSDAMHVTELPGPEPTALVANLPYNVAVPVLLHMLATFPSIDRTLVMVQSEVADRLAARPGNKVYGVPSVKANWYADVKRAGAIGRNVFWPAPNVDSGLVSLVRRDKPVETSATRDQVFAVVDAAFAQRRKTLRAALAGWAGSAAAAEAALVAAGISPQARGEALTVEEFARIAEMREAGK; translated from the coding sequence GTGAGCAACAGCAGCACCGACGACTCCGGCCCCCTCCTCGGGCCCTCCGACATCCGCGAGCTGGCCGGCGCGCTGGGGGTTCGTCCCACCAAGCAGCGCGGCCAGAACTTCGTCATCGACGCCAACACCGTCCGCCGGATCGTGCGGACCGCGGAGGTCCGTCCCGATGACGTCGTCGTCGAGATCGGACCGGGCCTGGGCTCGCTGACCCTGGGACTGCTGGAGTCCGCGGACCGGGTCATCGCCGTCGAGATCGACGAGGTGCTGGCCGCCGCGCTGCCGAGCACCGTCGCCGCCCGGCTGCCCGCCCGCGCCGACCGCTTCGCGCTGGTGCACAGCGACGCGATGCACGTCACGGAGCTGCCCGGCCCCGAGCCGACCGCGCTCGTCGCGAACCTCCCCTACAACGTGGCGGTGCCGGTGCTGCTGCACATGCTCGCCACCTTCCCGAGCATCGACCGCACCCTGGTCATGGTCCAGTCCGAGGTCGCCGACCGGCTGGCCGCCCGCCCCGGCAACAAGGTCTACGGCGTCCCCTCGGTCAAGGCCAACTGGTACGCGGACGTCAAGCGGGCCGGTGCCATCGGCCGCAACGTCTTCTGGCCGGCGCCCAACGTCGACTCCGGCCTGGTCTCCCTCGTCCGCCGCGACAAGCCGGTCGAGACCTCGGCGACCCGCGACCAGGTCTTCGCCGTCGTCGACGCCGCGTTCGCGCAGCGCCGCAAGACGCTGCGGGCCGCGCTGGCGGGCTGGGCCGGCTCGGCCGCCGCGGCGGAGGCCGCGCTGGTCGCCGCCGGTATCTCGCCGCAGGCCCGCGGGGAGGCGCTGACGGTGGAGGAGTTCGCACGGATCGCGGAGATGCGGGAGGCAGGCAAGTGA
- a CDS encoding resuscitation-promoting factor, producing MSHAPSTHRAARSRRRRRAGHPDALRRLLPRAVVVAFLAGGTTAFIAHDKAVRLTVDGTPRTLHTFAHGVDDLLADEHLRIGAHDIVAPAPGTELTSGDEVVVRHGRPVVLTIDGRRRTVWTTAGTVAETLRQLGVRAEGAYLSTSRSRRIERHGMELAVRTERSVVFLADGREYRVRTNAATVREALAEAGLGLRDQDTTSVPPDSFPREGQTVSVLRITGSKEVREEPVPFRTVHRPDPTLTRGTVSVVQQGRPGVRRVTYRLRTVNGVKQKPKRLRTEVVRAARPQIVHLGTRALPRAVRGAEHLAWGALARCEAGGRPDAVDSSGTYGGLYQFDAATWHALGGRGRPQDAPAEEQTYRAKKLYITRGATPWPVCGRKLHG from the coding sequence GTGAGCCATGCACCAAGCACCCACCGCGCCGCGCGCAGCCGTCGCAGGCGCCGCGCCGGGCACCCCGATGCCCTGCGCCGGCTGCTGCCCCGGGCCGTGGTCGTCGCCTTCCTCGCCGGCGGCACCACCGCCTTCATCGCGCACGACAAGGCCGTCCGGCTCACCGTCGACGGCACCCCGCGCACCCTGCACACCTTCGCCCACGGCGTCGACGACCTGCTGGCCGACGAGCACCTCCGCATCGGGGCCCACGACATCGTCGCGCCCGCCCCCGGCACCGAGCTGACCAGCGGCGACGAGGTCGTCGTACGGCACGGACGGCCGGTCGTGCTCACCATCGACGGCCGCCGCCGCACCGTGTGGACCACCGCCGGCACCGTTGCCGAAACGCTCCGCCAGCTCGGCGTCCGCGCCGAGGGCGCCTACCTGTCGACCTCCCGCTCCCGCCGGATCGAGCGGCACGGCATGGAACTGGCGGTCCGCACCGAACGCTCGGTGGTCTTCCTCGCCGACGGCCGCGAATACCGCGTCCGCACCAACGCCGCCACCGTCCGCGAGGCGCTCGCCGAGGCCGGCCTCGGGCTGCGCGACCAGGACACCACCTCGGTGCCGCCGGACAGCTTCCCGCGCGAGGGCCAGACCGTCTCCGTCCTGCGCATCACCGGCTCCAAAGAGGTCCGGGAGGAACCCGTCCCCTTCCGCACCGTCCACCGGCCCGACCCCACGCTGACCCGCGGGACCGTCTCCGTCGTGCAGCAGGGACGCCCCGGCGTGCGGCGGGTCACCTACCGGCTGCGCACCGTCAACGGCGTCAAGCAGAAGCCGAAACGATTGCGCACCGAGGTCGTGCGCGCCGCGCGGCCGCAGATCGTGCACCTCGGCACCCGCGCGCTGCCCCGCGCGGTGCGCGGCGCCGAGCACCTCGCCTGGGGCGCGCTGGCCCGCTGCGAGGCGGGCGGCCGCCCGGACGCGGTCGACTCCTCGGGCACCTACGGCGGCCTCTACCAGTTCGATGCCGCCACCTGGCACGCCCTCGGCGGCCGGGGCCGCCCGCAGGACGCCCCCGCCGAGGAGCAGACCTACCGGGCCAAGAAGCTGTACATCACCCGGGGGGCGACTCCCTGGCCGGTGTGCGGCCGTAAGCTTCACGGGTGA
- a CDS encoding YbaK/EbsC family protein: MTDSASTAPPASQAHPRFAEALAELGLSVEVRRFPEATRTAAEAAAAVGCDLGQIVKSLIFTAWGCPGASGSGDGEPVLVLMDGASRVDLERVRAELGATKVGRADATLVRETTGYAIGGVPPFGHRTRTRVLADRGLLAHDTVWAAAGTPHTVFPLAPATLIDHARGRVVDVRERTA, encoded by the coding sequence ATGACCGATTCCGCGTCCACCGCACCACCGGCATCCCAGGCCCACCCCCGCTTCGCCGAGGCGCTCGCGGAGCTGGGGCTGAGCGTCGAGGTCCGCCGCTTCCCCGAGGCCACCCGCACCGCCGCCGAGGCCGCGGCCGCCGTCGGCTGCGACCTCGGGCAGATCGTCAAGTCGCTGATCTTCACCGCGTGGGGGTGCCCCGGGGCGTCCGGCTCCGGGGACGGCGAACCGGTCCTGGTCCTGATGGACGGCGCCTCCCGCGTCGACCTGGAGCGGGTCCGCGCCGAACTCGGCGCGACGAAGGTCGGCCGGGCCGATGCCACGCTGGTCCGCGAGACCACCGGCTACGCCATCGGCGGCGTACCGCCCTTCGGTCACCGCACCCGCACCCGCGTCCTGGCCGACCGCGGACTGCTCGCCCACGACACGGTCTGGGCCGCCGCCGGCACCCCGCACACCGTCTTCCCGCTCGCCCCCGCCACCCTGATCGACCACGCCCGGGGCCGCGTGGTGGACGTGCGCGAGCGCACCGCGTGA
- a CDS encoding TatD family hydrolase, protein MAPQDKNTPPPLPEPLRVAVADSHTHLDMQESTVEEALAKAAFVGVTTVVQVGCDLAGSRWAADTAAAHDAVRATVALHPNEAPRIVLGDPDGWSRQGAREPGGDAALDAALAEIDALAALPHVHGVGETGLDYFRTGPDGMAAQERSFRAHIEIAKRHDKALVIHDREAHDDVLRILREEGAPERTVFHCYSGDAAMAEICADAGYFMSFAGNVTFKNAQPLRDALAVAPAELVLVETDAPFLTPAPYRGRANAPYLIPVTLRAMAEVKGLTEDELATAIAANTARAFGY, encoded by the coding sequence ATGGCACCGCAGGACAAGAACACCCCGCCGCCGCTGCCCGAGCCCCTTCGGGTGGCGGTCGCGGACTCGCACACCCACCTGGACATGCAGGAGAGCACCGTCGAGGAGGCGCTCGCCAAGGCCGCCTTCGTCGGGGTGACCACCGTGGTCCAGGTGGGCTGCGACCTGGCCGGCTCCCGGTGGGCCGCGGACACCGCGGCCGCGCACGACGCCGTACGCGCCACCGTGGCCCTGCACCCCAACGAAGCGCCCCGGATCGTGCTCGGCGACCCCGATGGCTGGTCGCGGCAGGGAGCCCGGGAGCCCGGCGGGGACGCCGCCCTGGACGCCGCGCTCGCCGAGATCGACGCGCTGGCCGCCCTGCCGCACGTCCACGGCGTCGGCGAGACCGGTCTGGACTACTTCCGCACCGGCCCGGACGGCATGGCGGCCCAGGAACGGTCCTTCCGCGCCCACATCGAGATCGCCAAGCGGCACGACAAGGCCCTGGTCATCCACGACCGCGAGGCCCACGACGACGTGCTGCGGATCCTGCGCGAGGAGGGCGCGCCCGAGCGGACCGTCTTCCACTGCTACTCCGGCGACGCCGCGATGGCCGAGATCTGCGCCGACGCCGGCTACTTCATGTCCTTCGCCGGCAACGTCACCTTCAAGAACGCCCAGCCGCTGCGCGACGCCCTCGCCGTCGCCCCGGCCGAACTGGTCCTCGTCGAGACCGACGCCCCCTTCCTCACCCCCGCCCCGTACCGCGGACGGGCCAACGCCCCGTACCTCATTCCGGTCACCCTGCGGGCGATGGCCGAGGTCAAGGGGCTGACGGAGGACGAGCTGGCCACCGCGATCGCGGCGAACACCGCCCGCGCCTTCGGTTACTGA
- a CDS encoding dolichyl-phosphate-mannose--protein mannosyltransferase produces the protein MGRVTSETTATDAAAHRAPEPAGQPPVWQRRLRRFGYPARPQADVRARLVPPFPEPGGRMWAAFGVGPRAADRLARWSDWAGPLLVTLFAGVLRFWDLGSPRKVIFDETYYPKDAWSLLQYGYEGTWAKNANDALVGHPAHILLSPEHSYVVHPPMGKWLIALGEWAFGMNPFGWRFMVALLGTLSVLLVCRIGRRLLRSTALGCLAGALLAVDGLHFVMSRTALLDLIVMFWVVAAFGCLLVDRDRTRARLADALPLDPDGTARPDDKVGDRLRLGRRPWRIAAGLCLGLSAATKWNGLYFLAAFALMSVLWDVAARRTAGARRPFRSAVRRDALPAFGSTVVVALATYLASWSGWIATKGGYYRDWATTPEGQKAGWTWLPDWLRSLWHYQTEVYAFHTGLTTPHTYQSNPWSWLVLGRPVSYFYEDPKAGQDGCTAAEGCAREVLALGTPLLWWAACFALLYVLYRWLFKRDWRAGAVACGVAAGYLPWFLYQERTIFLFYAVVFVPFLCLALAMMIGALIGPPGSTERRRTIGAVGAGVLVLLIVWNFIYFYPLYTGMPIPKSAWHHRMWFDSWV, from the coding sequence ATGGGCCGGGTGACGAGTGAGACCACCGCGACCGACGCCGCCGCGCACCGCGCCCCGGAACCGGCCGGGCAGCCCCCCGTGTGGCAGCGGCGCCTGCGCCGCTTCGGGTACCCGGCACGCCCGCAGGCCGATGTCCGGGCGCGGCTGGTGCCCCCCTTCCCGGAGCCCGGTGGCCGGATGTGGGCGGCGTTCGGTGTAGGCCCGCGGGCGGCGGACCGGCTCGCGCGCTGGTCGGACTGGGCCGGCCCGCTGCTGGTGACGCTGTTCGCGGGCGTGCTGCGGTTCTGGGACCTGGGCAGCCCGCGGAAGGTGATATTCGACGAGACGTACTACCCCAAGGACGCCTGGTCGCTGCTGCAGTACGGCTACGAGGGCACCTGGGCCAAGAACGCCAATGACGCCCTGGTCGGGCACCCGGCGCACATCCTGCTCTCGCCCGAGCACTCGTACGTGGTGCACCCGCCGATGGGCAAGTGGCTGATCGCGCTCGGCGAGTGGGCGTTCGGGATGAACCCCTTCGGCTGGCGGTTCATGGTGGCGCTGCTCGGCACGCTGTCCGTCCTGCTGGTCTGCCGGATCGGGCGGCGGCTGCTGCGCTCGACGGCGCTGGGCTGCCTGGCCGGCGCCCTGCTCGCGGTGGACGGGCTGCACTTCGTCATGAGCCGCACCGCGCTGCTCGACCTGATCGTGATGTTCTGGGTGGTGGCCGCGTTCGGCTGTCTGCTGGTGGACCGGGACCGCACCCGGGCCCGGCTGGCGGACGCGCTGCCGCTGGACCCCGACGGCACGGCCCGCCCCGACGACAAGGTCGGCGACCGGCTGCGGCTCGGCCGGCGCCCCTGGCGGATCGCGGCCGGCCTGTGCCTCGGCCTGTCCGCCGCGACGAAGTGGAACGGCCTGTACTTCCTGGCCGCGTTCGCCCTGATGTCCGTGCTGTGGGACGTCGCGGCCCGCCGTACGGCCGGCGCCCGGCGCCCCTTCCGCTCCGCCGTACGCCGTGACGCCCTGCCCGCCTTCGGCTCGACGGTCGTCGTCGCCCTCGCCACCTACCTGGCGTCCTGGTCCGGCTGGATCGCGACCAAGGGCGGCTACTACCGCGACTGGGCGACCACCCCCGAGGGCCAGAAGGCCGGCTGGACCTGGCTGCCGGACTGGCTGCGCAGCCTGTGGCACTACCAGACCGAGGTCTACGCCTTCCACACCGGCCTGACCACCCCGCACACCTACCAGTCCAACCCCTGGAGCTGGCTGGTCCTCGGCCGCCCGGTCTCGTACTTCTACGAGGACCCCAAGGCCGGCCAGGACGGCTGCACCGCGGCCGAGGGCTGCGCCCGCGAGGTGCTGGCGCTGGGCACTCCGCTGCTGTGGTGGGCGGCCTGCTTCGCGCTGCTCTACGTCCTGTACCGCTGGCTGTTCAAGCGGGACTGGCGGGCCGGCGCCGTCGCCTGCGGGGTCGCGGCCGGCTACCTGCCGTGGTTCCTCTACCAGGAGCGGACCATCTTCCTCTTCTACGCGGTGGTCTTCGTCCCGTTCCTGTGCCTGGCGCTGGCCATGATGATCGGCGCGCTCATCGGCCCACCGGGCTCCACCGAGCGCCGCCGGACCATCGGCGCGGTCGGGGCCGGTGTCCTGGTGCTGCTGATTGTCTGGAATTTCATCTACTTCTATCCCCTCTATACCGGTATGCCGATTCCCAAGTCGGCCTGGCACCACCGGATGTGGTTCGACAGCTGGGTGTGA
- the rsmI gene encoding 16S rRNA (cytidine(1402)-2'-O)-methyltransferase, with amino-acid sequence MTGTLVLAGTPIGEIADAPPRLATELAAADVIAAEDTRRLRRLTQALEVTPAGRIVSYFEGNEAARTPELADALAGGARVLLVTDAGMPSVSDPGYRLVAAAVERGIKVTAVPGPSAVLTALALSGLPVDRFCFEGFLPRKAGERRSRLSEVEGERRTLVYFEAPHRLDDTLAAMAEVFGADRRAAVCRELTKTYEEVKRGPLGELAAWAAEGVRGEITIVVEGAPQSGPAEIDAAELVRRVRIREEAGERRKEAIAAVAAEAGLPKREVFDAVVAAKNAEKNAEKDAGKEAEKGAGKGA; translated from the coding sequence GTGACTGGAACGCTGGTACTTGCAGGGACGCCCATCGGGGAGATCGCGGACGCGCCGCCGCGGCTCGCCACCGAGCTCGCGGCCGCCGATGTGATCGCCGCCGAGGACACCCGGCGGCTGCGCCGGCTGACCCAGGCGCTGGAGGTGACTCCGGCCGGCCGGATCGTGTCGTACTTCGAGGGCAACGAGGCGGCGCGGACCCCGGAGCTGGCCGACGCGCTGGCCGGCGGGGCGCGGGTGCTGCTGGTCACCGACGCCGGGATGCCGTCGGTCTCCGACCCCGGCTACCGCCTGGTGGCCGCGGCCGTCGAGCGGGGGATCAAGGTCACCGCGGTACCGGGCCCGAGCGCGGTGCTCACCGCGCTGGCCCTCTCCGGGCTGCCGGTGGACCGCTTCTGCTTCGAGGGGTTCCTGCCGCGCAAGGCCGGTGAGCGGCGCTCCCGGCTGAGCGAGGTCGAGGGCGAGCGCCGCACGCTGGTCTACTTCGAGGCGCCGCACCGCCTCGACGACACCCTGGCCGCGATGGCCGAGGTCTTCGGCGCGGACCGGCGGGCCGCGGTGTGCCGGGAGCTGACCAAGACCTACGAGGAGGTCAAGCGCGGCCCGCTGGGCGAGCTGGCGGCGTGGGCGGCCGAGGGGGTGCGCGGCGAGATCACCATCGTGGTCGAGGGGGCGCCGCAGAGCGGGCCGGCGGAGATCGACGCCGCGGAGCTGGTGCGCCGGGTGCGGATCCGCGAGGAGGCGGGGGAGCGGCGCAAGGAGGCCATCGCCGCGGTCGCCGCGGAAGCGGGACTGCCCAAGCGGGAGGTCTTCGACGCGGTGGTCGCGGCCAAGAACGCCGAGAAGAACGCCGAGAAGGACGCCGGGAAGGAAGCGGAGAAGGGCGCCGGGAAGGGCGCCTAG
- a CDS encoding 4-(cytidine 5'-diphospho)-2-C-methyl-D-erythritol kinase, which produces MTQSVTVRVPAKVNVQLAVGAARPDGFHDLANVFLAVGLHDEVTATPADTLRITAEGHDVDQIPLDRTNLAARAAELLAARHGIEPRVHLHIAKDIPVAGGMAGGSADAAGALLACDALWSTGASRDELLDICAELGSDVPFSLVGGAALGRGRGELLTPLTVGGAFHWVFAVADGGLATPAVYREFDRLTAGTDVPAPEANPRLLAALESGDATALAAALANDLQPAALSLRPALTATLEAGTAAGALAALVSGSGPTTAFLVKDAEAAREVAAALLASGTCRQVRVADSPAVGATVL; this is translated from the coding sequence GTGACGCAGTCGGTGACCGTACGCGTCCCCGCGAAGGTCAATGTGCAGCTGGCGGTGGGCGCGGCCCGCCCGGACGGCTTCCACGACCTGGCGAACGTCTTCCTCGCGGTCGGCCTCCACGACGAGGTCACCGCCACCCCCGCGGACACCCTGCGGATCACCGCCGAGGGCCACGACGTCGACCAGATCCCGCTGGACCGGACGAACCTGGCGGCCCGCGCCGCCGAACTGCTCGCGGCCCGCCACGGCATCGAGCCGCGGGTGCACCTCCACATCGCCAAGGACATCCCCGTCGCCGGCGGCATGGCCGGCGGCAGCGCGGACGCCGCCGGCGCGCTGCTGGCCTGCGACGCCCTCTGGTCGACGGGCGCCTCCCGCGACGAACTCCTGGACATCTGCGCCGAGTTGGGCAGCGACGTACCCTTCAGCCTGGTCGGCGGGGCGGCCCTGGGCCGCGGCCGCGGCGAACTGCTGACCCCGCTCACCGTCGGCGGCGCCTTCCACTGGGTCTTCGCGGTCGCCGACGGCGGACTGGCCACACCGGCCGTCTACCGCGAGTTCGACCGGCTGACGGCCGGGACCGACGTACCCGCCCCCGAGGCCAACCCCCGGCTGCTGGCCGCCCTGGAGAGCGGCGACGCCACCGCCCTCGCCGCGGCCCTCGCCAACGACCTGCAGCCCGCCGCCCTCTCGCTGCGCCCCGCACTGACCGCCACGCTGGAGGCCGGCACCGCCGCCGGCGCCCTGGCCGCACTGGTCTCCGGCTCGGGCCCGACCACCGCCTTCCTCGTCAAGGACGCGGAGGCGGCCCGGGAGGTGGCGGCGGCGCTCCTGGCATCCGGCACCTGCCGCCAGGTACGGGTCGCGGACTCGCCGGCGGTGGGGGCCACGGTCCTTTAG
- a CDS encoding dihydrofolate reductase family protein — protein MRSVTYSMSVSLDGYIVGPDGGFDWSEPDDDVFRFWIDEIREVGVHLMGRRLYETMLYWETADQDPSLDDAMLEWTALWKPLPKVVFSTTLSEVRGNARLASGGLVEEIERLRAEPGDGDIAIGGATLAAEAAASGLIDEYRAMVHPVLVGGGISFFPRHERRVDLELVETRTFSSRVVYLRHRVAR, from the coding sequence ATGCGCAGCGTGACCTATTCGATGAGCGTCTCACTCGACGGCTACATCGTCGGACCGGACGGCGGCTTCGACTGGTCGGAACCGGACGACGACGTCTTCCGCTTCTGGATCGACGAGATCCGGGAGGTCGGCGTCCACCTGATGGGACGACGGCTGTACGAGACGATGCTGTACTGGGAGACCGCCGATCAGGACCCCTCGCTCGACGACGCCATGCTCGAATGGACCGCGCTCTGGAAGCCGCTCCCGAAGGTGGTGTTCTCCACCACGCTGTCGGAGGTGCGGGGCAATGCCCGCCTGGCTTCCGGCGGCCTGGTGGAGGAGATCGAGCGGTTGCGGGCCGAGCCGGGGGACGGCGACATCGCGATCGGCGGCGCCACCCTCGCCGCCGAAGCGGCCGCGTCGGGTCTGATCGACGAGTACCGGGCCATGGTCCACCCGGTGCTGGTCGGCGGTGGCATCTCGTTCTTCCCCCGGCACGAGCGCCGGGTGGATCTCGAACTCGTCGAGACCCGCACCTTCAGCTCACGAGTCGTCTACCTCCGCCACCGCGTGGCGCGCTGA
- a CDS encoding penicillin-binding transpeptidase domain-containing protein: MRREVKYGLIGGSVALVAGVVGGFTLFGGSDDSSPQEVRSADAKPGGAGPKVPTGPLSAKEVQTAGQQFLTAWQSGDAAKAAGLTDSPAVAKAALETFSKQARFSKVTVTPGTPAGDKVPYTVAAQIDYKGTKAPYTYRTSATVQRDKTTGKPQIAWQPAVLHPGLAKGDQLRTGEAEAPPIKAVDRNGAELTPEAHPSLAGVLDSLRDKYGDKTDGKPGVELFIHRAKSAKPADQLPDKTLKVLSKGTPGTLKTTLDAGLQAAAEKAVAGKKSASAAAVKPSTGEILALANSPANGFNMATQGSLAPGSTMKIVTSAMLMDKGLTSPGKKNPCPKYVTVGGWKFQNLNKSEIKDGTFAQSFAASCNNAFISHAKELGDDDLTNEARDVFGIGLNWQTGIPTFDGAVPVQHDAQMAASLIGQGGVRMNPLNVATLAATVRAGSFHQPYIVAPALDNRTFAKAARTMKPATLSGLKSLMKLTATAGTAAEAMSGISGDIGAKTGSAEVDNQKKPNAWFTAYRDDVAAAAVVPASGHGGSNAGPVVRAILTAH, encoded by the coding sequence ATGCGCCGTGAGGTGAAGTACGGGCTGATCGGCGGCTCGGTGGCCCTGGTGGCGGGAGTCGTCGGCGGCTTCACGCTGTTCGGCGGCTCGGACGACTCCTCCCCGCAGGAGGTGAGGTCGGCCGACGCCAAGCCCGGCGGGGCCGGGCCGAAGGTCCCGACGGGTCCGCTGTCGGCCAAGGAGGTCCAGACGGCGGGGCAGCAGTTCCTCACCGCCTGGCAGTCCGGCGACGCCGCCAAGGCGGCCGGGCTCACCGACAGCCCGGCGGTCGCGAAGGCCGCGCTGGAGACCTTCAGCAAGCAGGCCCGGTTCTCGAAGGTGACGGTGACGCCGGGCACACCGGCCGGCGACAAGGTCCCGTACACGGTCGCCGCGCAGATCGACTACAAGGGCACCAAGGCGCCGTACACCTACCGCACCTCGGCGACCGTGCAGCGCGACAAGACCACCGGGAAGCCGCAGATCGCCTGGCAGCCGGCGGTGCTCCACCCGGGTCTGGCCAAGGGTGACCAGCTGCGCACCGGCGAGGCCGAGGCGCCCCCGATCAAGGCCGTGGACCGCAACGGCGCCGAGCTGACCCCCGAGGCGCACCCGTCGCTGGCCGGGGTGCTGGACAGCCTGCGCGACAAGTACGGCGACAAGACCGACGGCAAGCCCGGCGTGGAGCTGTTCATCCACCGCGCCAAGAGCGCCAAGCCCGCCGACCAGCTGCCCGACAAGACCCTGAAGGTGCTCTCCAAGGGCACCCCCGGCACCCTGAAGACCACGCTGGACGCGGGTCTCCAGGCCGCCGCCGAGAAGGCCGTCGCGGGCAAGAAGTCGGCGTCCGCGGCCGCCGTCAAGCCCAGCACCGGTGAGATCCTGGCGCTCGCCAACTCCCCGGCCAACGGCTTCAACATGGCCACGCAGGGGTCGCTGGCCCCCGGCTCGACGATGAAGATCGTCACCTCGGCGATGCTGATGGACAAGGGCCTGACCTCGCCGGGCAAGAAGAACCCCTGCCCCAAGTACGTCACGGTCGGCGGCTGGAAGTTCCAGAACCTCAACAAGTCCGAGATCAAGGACGGCACCTTCGCGCAGAGCTTCGCCGCCTCCTGCAACAACGCCTTCATCTCGCACGCCAAGGAACTCGGCGACGACGACCTCACGAACGAGGCCCGCGACGTCTTCGGCATCGGCCTGAACTGGCAGACCGGCATCCCCACCTTCGACGGTGCGGTGCCGGTGCAGCACGACGCGCAGATGGCCGCCTCGCTGATCGGGCAGGGCGGCGTGCGGATGAACCCGCTGAACGTCGCCACGCTCGCCGCGACGGTCCGCGCCGGCTCGTTCCACCAGCCGTACATCGTCGCGCCGGCGCTGGACAACCGGACCTTCGCCAAGGCCGCCCGCACCATGAAGCCCGCCACCCTCAGCGGACTGAAGTCGCTGATGAAGCTGACCGCGACCGCCGGTACGGCCGCCGAGGCGATGTCCGGGATCAGCGGTGACATCGGCGCCAAGACCGGCTCGGCCGAGGTCGACAACCAGAAGAAGCCCAACGCCTGGTTCACCGCCTACCGCGACGACGTGGCCGCGGCCGCCGTCGTCCCGGCCAGTGGCCACGGCGGCTCCAACGCGGGCCCGGTGGTCCGCGCCATCCTCACCGCGCACTGA